In Microbacterium binotii, one DNA window encodes the following:
- a CDS encoding cupin domain-containing protein, producing MTSEASSRAAYWRRALQLEPLPVESGWWAPRSRSELPVTVGEDTLAAHNSIYYLLDAERPVNYWHRLASDDIHVLIEGGPVEYLLATDAGVIERHVLGTDVDASEQPMVACPAGTTKALRLIDPQGYALIGSIVTPGWAPDRVSFVAPSIPDEHSPAWLEPGTIAALTSPDAV from the coding sequence ATGACGTCCGAGGCCTCCTCCCGCGCCGCGTACTGGCGCCGTGCGCTGCAGCTCGAGCCGCTCCCTGTGGAGTCCGGGTGGTGGGCGCCGCGATCCCGCTCCGAACTGCCGGTCACCGTGGGCGAGGACACGCTGGCCGCGCACAACTCGATCTACTACCTGCTCGACGCGGAGCGCCCCGTCAACTATTGGCACCGGCTCGCATCCGACGACATCCACGTGCTCATCGAGGGCGGACCGGTCGAGTACCTACTCGCCACGGACGCGGGAGTCATCGAGCGGCACGTGCTCGGCACGGATGTGGATGCAAGTGAGCAGCCGATGGTGGCGTGCCCCGCCGGCACGACGAAGGCGCTCCGGCTCATCGATCCGCAAGGCTATGCGCTGATCGGCAGCATCGTAACCCCGGGCTGGGCTCCGGATCGCGTCAGCTTTGTGGCGCCGTCGATCCCGGACGAGCACAGCCCGGCGTGGCTCGAGCCCGGCACGATCGCCGCGCTCACCTCGCCTGACGCGGTCTGA
- a CDS encoding pilus assembly protein TadG-related protein, whose protein sequence is MKRAMHDDEGSILPLVIGYAVLALAAIFVCVSATSLYLAQKRLDGVADAAALAGADGFTLSVVDGAPRAELSADGVREQAEALVAFSGDAMLVSATTPDGVSAQVTVAGVWHPPLVSMFVPEGVALEATATSRTALR, encoded by the coding sequence ATGAAGCGCGCCATGCACGACGACGAGGGCAGCATCCTGCCGCTCGTGATCGGCTACGCCGTGCTCGCGCTCGCCGCGATCTTCGTCTGCGTGTCGGCGACGAGCCTGTACCTCGCGCAGAAGCGCCTGGACGGCGTCGCGGATGCAGCGGCCCTCGCCGGAGCGGACGGCTTCACCCTGTCGGTGGTCGACGGTGCTCCGCGTGCCGAGCTGAGTGCGGACGGCGTGCGAGAGCAGGCGGAGGCCCTGGTGGCGTTCTCCGGTGACGCGATGCTGGTGTCGGCGACGACGCCCGACGGCGTCTCGGCGCAGGTAACGGTGGCGGGAGTGTGGCACCCGCCCCTCGTGTCGATGTTCGTCCCCGAGGGCGTCGCACTTGAGGCGACCGCGACCAGCAGGACGGCGCTGCGGTGA
- a CDS encoding ABC transporter substrate-binding protein has protein sequence MTRRPLLLAAPLALAALALAGCAGPADTAPTGDAGSAVSAERCSLNKDAGEITYLSGYQWQASASILEVVAAKELGYFDDLCLNVSLEPGSGETSQNTQLLAAGTVQFTPLSLQNLIQAQDAGVDVLGISSYSNEGLEVLLTMPDITKLTQLEGTILGHKGQLPPTVAAMLDEEGVDMSTIEQVQVGYDPSVLPRGQVTSLTGFISNEPNLLEAAGDEVTVWSPYDYGVPSSLGAMAVNPAFASEHPTAVEDFLRAILHAYAYCADNAEECVGYTAELSGDGYDAAHNQRIWETEVATGADTLPDGWSLGAIDTDNYAALGKMLVDYDLLENPATADDASSYIDTSFIEAIYDGDALVWPAP, from the coding sequence ATGACCCGACGTCCCCTGCTTCTCGCTGCACCGCTCGCGCTCGCAGCCCTCGCCCTCGCCGGTTGCGCCGGCCCCGCCGACACCGCGCCCACAGGGGATGCCGGTTCGGCCGTCTCCGCCGAACGCTGCTCGCTCAACAAGGATGCGGGTGAGATCACGTACCTCAGCGGATACCAGTGGCAGGCATCCGCGTCGATCCTCGAGGTGGTCGCCGCGAAGGAACTCGGCTACTTCGACGATCTGTGCCTGAACGTGTCGCTCGAGCCCGGTTCGGGCGAGACGAGCCAGAACACCCAGCTCCTGGCGGCGGGCACCGTTCAGTTCACCCCGCTCAGCCTGCAGAACCTCATCCAGGCGCAGGACGCGGGCGTCGATGTGCTCGGCATCTCCTCGTACTCCAACGAGGGCCTCGAAGTACTGCTGACGATGCCCGACATCACCAAGCTGACCCAGCTCGAGGGGACGATCCTGGGCCACAAGGGTCAGTTGCCCCCGACGGTCGCGGCGATGCTCGACGAGGAGGGCGTCGACATGTCGACGATCGAGCAGGTGCAGGTCGGTTACGACCCCTCCGTGCTCCCCCGCGGGCAGGTCACCTCACTCACCGGCTTCATCTCCAACGAGCCGAACCTGCTCGAAGCGGCCGGGGACGAGGTCACCGTCTGGAGCCCGTACGACTACGGCGTGCCTTCCTCGCTCGGCGCAATGGCGGTGAACCCCGCGTTCGCGAGCGAGCATCCGACCGCCGTCGAGGACTTCCTGCGCGCGATCCTCCATGCCTACGCGTACTGCGCCGACAACGCCGAGGAGTGCGTCGGCTACACCGCCGAGCTGAGCGGCGACGGCTATGACGCGGCGCACAACCAGCGCATCTGGGAGACGGAGGTCGCCACGGGCGCCGACACCCTCCCCGACGGTTGGTCGCTCGGCGCCATCGACACCGACAACTACGCGGCGCTCGGCAAGATGCTCGTCGACTACGACCTGCTCGAGAACCCTGCCACCGCAGACGACGCGTCCTCGTACATCGACACCTCGTTCATCGAGGCGATCTACGACGGCGACGCACTCGTCTGGCCCGCGCCCTGA
- a CDS encoding SdpI family protein yields the protein MTGVIVFPALLLVSAVLTQLAASGVLGKNRLAGIRTRSTLRSPAAWTAAHRAAARWAWAGFAASAAASAGALLLSGVAAVVFAVIVIVVFIATIVVSLTAAIRAA from the coding sequence ATGACCGGCGTGATCGTGTTCCCCGCTCTGCTCCTCGTCTCGGCCGTGCTCACCCAGCTCGCCGCGAGTGGCGTGCTGGGCAAGAACAGACTCGCCGGCATCCGCACGCGGTCCACGCTGCGCTCGCCCGCCGCCTGGACCGCTGCGCACCGCGCGGCGGCGCGGTGGGCATGGGCAGGCTTCGCCGCGAGCGCCGCGGCGAGCGCCGGCGCGCTCCTGCTCAGCGGCGTGGCAGCCGTCGTGTTCGCCGTCATCGTGATCGTCGTGTTCATCGCGACCATCGTCGTGTCGCTGACGGCGGCGATCCGTGCCGCTTAG
- a CDS encoding LLM class flavin-dependent oxidoreductase, protein MSTTEYGVFLPNAAGGWLISGTAPYPPADYDYNKQVAVLGEQIGLDFVMAMAKWRGFGGATDHWGETIESITMMAGIAEATSRVKIWATIHANMQNPAFAAKVFTTLQQISHGRAGMNIVNGSYADEFEQMGIWDADMSHADRYRMTEEWTQLVLRLWSEESVTHAGDFFTLTDCQSRPHPSTRPAIISAGRSESGRAFQAKYADGAFLGSESLDEMREFSRDVHTRAAEHGREARTYSMLTIVQDETDAAAEARARHYGEGLDREALANMRRSWGWDPNRALSWAEGAQGTEAFQTPYVTGSAQTLVERILRVVETAELDGLMLIFPDYLTDMAAFGEAVLPALRAHAGTAATV, encoded by the coding sequence ATGAGCACGACCGAGTACGGCGTCTTCCTCCCCAACGCCGCCGGCGGCTGGCTGATCTCCGGCACCGCCCCCTATCCGCCCGCCGATTACGACTACAACAAGCAGGTCGCCGTGCTCGGCGAGCAGATCGGCCTCGATTTCGTCATGGCGATGGCCAAGTGGCGCGGATTCGGCGGCGCCACCGACCACTGGGGCGAGACGATCGAGTCGATCACGATGATGGCCGGCATCGCCGAGGCCACGAGCCGCGTGAAGATCTGGGCCACCATCCACGCGAACATGCAGAACCCCGCATTCGCCGCCAAGGTGTTCACGACGCTGCAGCAGATCAGCCACGGCCGCGCGGGGATGAACATCGTCAACGGCTCGTACGCCGACGAGTTCGAGCAGATGGGCATCTGGGACGCCGACATGTCGCACGCCGACCGCTACCGGATGACCGAGGAGTGGACCCAGCTCGTGCTGCGGCTGTGGAGCGAGGAGTCCGTCACGCACGCGGGCGATTTCTTCACCCTGACCGATTGCCAGTCGCGGCCGCATCCGTCGACCAGGCCCGCCATCATCAGCGCGGGGCGATCCGAGAGCGGGCGTGCCTTCCAGGCGAAGTACGCCGACGGGGCCTTCCTGGGCTCGGAGAGCCTCGACGAGATGCGAGAGTTCTCCCGCGACGTGCATACCCGCGCAGCGGAGCACGGACGTGAGGCACGGACGTACTCGATGCTGACGATCGTGCAGGACGAGACGGATGCGGCGGCCGAGGCTCGGGCGCGGCACTACGGCGAAGGCCTGGATCGGGAGGCGCTGGCGAACATGCGGCGCTCGTGGGGATGGGATCCGAACCGCGCACTGTCGTGGGCCGAGGGGGCTCAGGGCACGGAGGCGTTCCAGACGCCCTACGTGACCGGGTCGGCCCAGACGCTGGTGGAGCGCATCCTCCGTGTCGTCGAGACGGCGGAGCTGGACGGGCTCATGCTCATCTTCCCCGACTACCTCACCGACATGGCCGCCTTCGGCGAGGCGGTGCTGCCGGCGCTGCGCGCGCACGCGGGCACGGCGGCGACCGTATGA
- a CDS encoding flavin reductase family protein: MFRSAPAPEVTGSLRAALGRMATSVTVATTRHDSVDYGFTANSFTSVSADPALVAVFLADTADSYDAFQASEAVAINILADGHGDLARRFATKGVDKFSTFSAHPDYPHLPVLADAMASLITRVDSRVTMGDHLMLLLAVEEVCVSERAPLVYQDRTFRSLA, translated from the coding sequence ATGTTCCGTTCCGCACCCGCGCCCGAGGTGACCGGTTCTCTGCGCGCTGCCCTCGGCCGGATGGCCACATCCGTCACCGTCGCCACGACCCGCCACGACAGCGTGGACTACGGGTTCACGGCGAACAGTTTCACGTCGGTGTCCGCCGATCCCGCGCTCGTCGCGGTCTTCCTGGCCGATACCGCCGACTCCTACGACGCGTTCCAGGCGTCCGAGGCCGTGGCGATCAACATCCTCGCGGACGGTCACGGCGATCTGGCGCGCCGCTTCGCGACGAAGGGCGTCGACAAGTTCTCGACCTTCTCCGCCCACCCCGACTACCCGCACCTTCCGGTGCTCGCCGACGCGATGGCCTCACTCATCACGCGCGTCGACAGCCGCGTCACGATGGGAGACCACCTCATGCTGCTTCTCGCCGTCGAGGAGGTGTGCGTCAGCGAGCGCGCACCTCTCGTCTACCAGGACCGCACCTTCCGGAGCCTCGCATGA
- a CDS encoding cysteine hydrolase family protein, whose product MSGLRERQLAVLTAAEARPALLIVDVQRSFGDPEHLAAFGLDETALADVAEAVERAATLVDHARATGVPVVWVELESAPDAVWHASSWLHTGEPEAQIPDAPCITGTPGAEWYRVSPAPGEARIVKRGYSGFVATELEAVLRDAGITWVTIAGLTTECCVAATAFDAVQRDWPVVVAADATAAYDARLHDAALESLALNVGLLMPIAEIAGLWTASREEVTA is encoded by the coding sequence ATGAGCGGCTTGCGCGAGCGGCAGCTCGCGGTGCTCACCGCTGCCGAGGCCCGCCCGGCCCTGCTCATCGTGGATGTGCAGCGCTCGTTCGGCGACCCCGAGCACCTCGCGGCGTTCGGTCTGGACGAGACCGCGCTCGCCGACGTCGCCGAGGCTGTGGAACGCGCCGCGACCCTCGTCGACCACGCCCGCGCGACCGGTGTGCCGGTGGTGTGGGTCGAGCTCGAGAGCGCCCCCGATGCCGTATGGCACGCGAGCTCGTGGCTGCACACCGGCGAGCCGGAGGCGCAGATCCCCGATGCGCCGTGCATCACCGGAACTCCCGGCGCCGAGTGGTACCGGGTATCCCCCGCCCCCGGGGAGGCGCGGATCGTCAAGCGAGGCTACAGCGGCTTCGTGGCCACGGAGCTGGAGGCCGTCCTGCGCGACGCGGGGATCACCTGGGTCACGATCGCGGGGCTCACGACCGAATGCTGCGTGGCGGCGACGGCGTTCGACGCCGTCCAGCGCGACTGGCCGGTCGTCGTCGCGGCCGATGCCACGGCGGCGTACGACGCCCGCCTGCATGACGCGGCGCTCGAGTCCCTCGCCCTGAACGTGGGGCTGCTCATGCCGATCGCCGAGATCGCGGGGCTGTGGACCGCGTCGCGTGAGGAGGTCACGGCATGA
- a CDS encoding MFS transporter — MTAPVAVSAAPPRPARTRSPWLTLVAMCLGFFLMLLDSTIVAVAVPSIAADFEVTDAATVWVNSGYLFAYAVPLLCSGRWGDRFGPRRVYIVGLGVFVAASLACGLAPTLEVLVAARIAQGAGAALMTPQSLAMIRRVFPAASLPTALGVWSAVGGVAAASGPLLGGVLIAWAGWPAIFLVNVPLGAVALAMVVWWAPRLPAAGGTVPVVTAAASAVGVFALVFAVHEAPHTAGWLTIVVAAAGVLLTVLAFVFQPRDPRRALVPGLLVRSRGFVAAVSSATSASFIVGAALIPVMLHLQNERGLDVGTATLVVLPLGVVSAVTAPLAGLCVRRWGARPVAVTGSAAMVVSVCACAVAADTGAPISVLVLALGLFGFANSFVWSPLATAAMTSVPVEFAGAASGTYNATRQVGAVLGSAVTAMLLAVSGPVMALGVLGLSGFVAVAGAAFLPRGVAAARARPSA; from the coding sequence GTGACCGCTCCCGTCGCCGTATCCGCGGCTCCACCTCGCCCTGCGCGCACGCGTTCGCCGTGGCTGACGCTCGTGGCGATGTGTCTCGGGTTCTTCCTGATGCTCCTCGACTCGACGATCGTCGCGGTGGCCGTGCCCTCGATCGCGGCCGACTTCGAGGTGACGGATGCGGCGACGGTCTGGGTCAACAGCGGCTACCTGTTCGCCTACGCGGTGCCGCTGCTGTGCAGCGGGCGGTGGGGAGATCGTTTCGGCCCCCGACGCGTGTACATCGTGGGGTTAGGCGTGTTCGTGGCGGCGTCGCTGGCGTGCGGACTGGCACCGACCCTGGAGGTGCTGGTCGCGGCGCGGATCGCGCAGGGCGCCGGTGCGGCCCTGATGACGCCGCAATCCCTCGCCATGATCCGTCGGGTGTTCCCCGCCGCATCCCTGCCGACCGCGCTCGGCGTCTGGAGCGCGGTCGGCGGTGTCGCGGCCGCGAGCGGTCCGCTGCTGGGCGGTGTGCTGATCGCCTGGGCGGGCTGGCCCGCGATCTTCCTCGTCAACGTTCCGCTCGGTGCCGTCGCGCTGGCGATGGTGGTGTGGTGGGCACCGCGCCTGCCCGCGGCCGGCGGCACCGTGCCGGTGGTGACGGCGGCGGCGAGCGCCGTGGGCGTGTTCGCCCTGGTGTTCGCGGTGCATGAGGCCCCGCACACGGCGGGATGGCTGACGATCGTCGTCGCAGCGGCGGGCGTCTTGCTGACTGTTCTCGCGTTCGTGTTCCAGCCGCGCGACCCGCGGCGTGCGCTGGTTCCGGGGCTGCTCGTGCGCAGCCGTGGGTTCGTCGCGGCGGTGTCGTCCGCGACGAGCGCGAGCTTCATCGTGGGCGCAGCGCTCATCCCCGTCATGCTCCACCTGCAGAACGAGCGCGGATTGGATGTGGGCACGGCGACCCTCGTCGTGCTCCCCCTCGGCGTGGTGTCGGCGGTGACGGCGCCGCTCGCCGGCCTCTGTGTGCGCCGGTGGGGTGCGCGACCCGTGGCCGTCACGGGGTCGGCGGCGATGGTCGTGTCCGTCTGCGCGTGTGCCGTCGCGGCTGACACCGGCGCTCCGATCAGCGTGCTCGTGCTCGCACTCGGACTCTTCGGCTTCGCGAACTCGTTCGTCTGGTCGCCGCTCGCGACCGCCGCGATGACCTCGGTGCCCGTGGAGTTCGCCGGGGCCGCATCCGGCACGTACAACGCGACCCGCCAGGTGGGCGCCGTGCTCGGCAGCGCCGTCACCGCGATGCTGCTCGCCGTCTCCGGCCCGGTCATGGCGCTCGGCGTGCTGGGCCTCTCGGGGTTCGTGGCGGTCGCGGGCGCCGCCTTCCTGCCGCGGGGTGTCGCTGCGGCGCGGGCAAGACCCAGCGCCTGA
- a CDS encoding DUF2690 domain-containing protein, with protein MRRVRAVLICGQIEMKKTMTAAAVLVLAGGIALAGAAGASAAIGGLPYDGTDPAATGCSTGAVTIASYPIKRDDNGTTVGTMNVRYSATCGTNWLQVNSLDASSWSNKYLFRHGDSQTYWSDADFTSDYGAGWSYGMQLNAPGCITVWATLSTQPDNVGRYAGSGTHYIC; from the coding sequence GTGCGGCGCGTCCGCGCCGTCCTGATCTGTGGGCAGATTGAGATGAAGAAGACGATGACGGCTGCTGCGGTTTTGGTGCTCGCAGGGGGAATCGCGTTGGCGGGTGCGGCAGGAGCAAGCGCCGCCATAGGGGGCCTGCCCTACGACGGAACGGACCCCGCGGCAACCGGATGTTCGACGGGAGCGGTAACCATCGCGTCTTACCCGATCAAACGCGACGACAACGGCACCACGGTCGGGACCATGAACGTCCGCTACTCGGCGACGTGCGGAACGAACTGGTTGCAGGTCAACAGCCTGGATGCCAGCTCCTGGTCAAACAAATACCTCTTCCGTCATGGCGACTCGCAGACGTACTGGTCAGACGCGGACTTCACCTCCGATTACGGAGCCGGCTGGAGTTATGGAATGCAGCTGAACGCACCCGGCTGCATCACCGTGTGGGCCACTCTTTCGACCCAGCCGGACAACGTGGGACGCTACGCCGGATCGGGCACGCACTACATCTGTTGA
- a CDS encoding ABC transporter permease, which produces MTAMPSTDARGVEVAAAPAATPRPVRRSTKRAWYRPAVWAPLTLMIVALALLWWWGSAEMPFLLPPLGDVVTAIVSNPMFYVSNAWVTLQESLIGLAIAFVASFVLAIAVSEVAVLRRAIMPIAVVLNVTPLVAIAPALVVAFGFGPEPKLVVTALICFFPILINVSIGLRSVPAPVMQFYETIRASRLEMLWFVRIPSSLPFLFAALKIVFPLSVVGAVVAEMFAPGAAEGLGTAIKLASANNKLAVVYASIFVLALMGSALLAVVTAAERRALHWHESHAPGRRG; this is translated from the coding sequence ATGACCGCTATGCCCTCGACCGACGCCCGCGGCGTCGAGGTCGCCGCCGCGCCGGCCGCAACCCCCCGTCCGGTGCGCCGCTCGACCAAACGCGCCTGGTATCGCCCCGCCGTCTGGGCTCCCCTGACGCTCATGATCGTGGCGCTGGCGCTGCTGTGGTGGTGGGGATCGGCCGAGATGCCGTTCCTGCTCCCCCCGCTCGGCGACGTCGTGACGGCGATCGTCTCCAACCCGATGTTCTACGTCTCGAACGCGTGGGTCACCTTGCAGGAGTCGCTCATCGGTCTGGCCATCGCCTTCGTCGCGTCCTTCGTCCTCGCCATCGCGGTCAGCGAAGTGGCCGTGCTTCGTCGCGCGATCATGCCGATCGCCGTCGTGCTGAATGTGACTCCCCTCGTGGCGATCGCCCCTGCGCTCGTGGTCGCATTCGGATTCGGCCCGGAGCCGAAGCTCGTCGTGACCGCCCTCATCTGCTTCTTCCCCATCCTCATCAACGTGTCGATCGGGCTGCGCTCGGTGCCGGCTCCCGTCATGCAGTTCTACGAGACCATCCGGGCCTCGCGACTGGAGATGCTGTGGTTCGTGCGCATCCCCAGCTCCCTTCCCTTCCTGTTCGCGGCGCTGAAGATCGTCTTCCCGCTGTCGGTCGTCGGCGCCGTCGTCGCGGAGATGTTCGCCCCCGGCGCAGCGGAAGGCCTCGGAACCGCGATCAAACTCGCCAGCGCCAACAACAAGCTCGCGGTCGTCTACGCGTCGATCTTCGTGCTGGCTCTCATGGGCTCCGCGCTGCTCGCCGTCGTCACCGCCGCGGAGCGACGCGCTCTGCACTGGCACGAATCACACGCACCCGGCCGTAGAGGCTGA
- a CDS encoding NtaA/DmoA family FMN-dependent monooxygenase (This protein belongs to a clade of FMN-dependent monooxygenases, within a broader family of flavin-dependent oxidoreductases, the luciferase-like monooxygenase (LMM) family, some of whose members use coenzyme F420 rather than FMN.) → MSGIHTAFDLSFTHTEGRWARPGSWVGYDFPDVRMFQEIAVTAERAGVDLLFFGDGSGIPDTWRGSIAPAVEWGVQWPRHDMSPIVAAMSTVTDHIGFGLTYSSTFMHPFYVARLLNSLDHVTGGRIAFNVVASTRSADAANYGFDELMEHAKRYERMDEFIAVCKGLWDSVAPDAIVRDRTTGRFADPDKVRAIDHRGAFFQVKGPLSAVPSPQVHPVLVQAGNSPRGIATSAGFADVVFGYGGSLAGQQRHRAALDAALVNAGRDPASVGILWATQVIVGRTRAEAEERRREVLSFWDEEAVGTHLSHNAGYDFSTLPAHFRLGDLAEKIRAAQATPGGLVGALMDEHGEDHRMSRADFFAAGWHHATGMDHTLCGSAAEIADALQENFAATGERGGYMFSSPLAAPSGYADIAELLLPELRAQDALAPRYPGTTLRENLAS, encoded by the coding sequence ATGAGTGGCATCCACACGGCCTTCGATCTGTCGTTCACGCACACCGAGGGCCGCTGGGCGCGGCCCGGGTCGTGGGTGGGCTACGACTTCCCCGATGTGCGCATGTTCCAGGAGATCGCCGTGACGGCGGAGCGCGCCGGGGTCGACCTGCTGTTCTTCGGCGACGGCAGCGGCATCCCCGACACCTGGCGCGGATCGATCGCTCCCGCCGTCGAGTGGGGCGTGCAGTGGCCCCGGCACGACATGAGCCCGATCGTCGCGGCGATGTCGACGGTGACGGACCACATCGGCTTCGGTCTGACGTACTCGTCGACCTTCATGCATCCCTTCTATGTGGCTCGGTTGCTGAACTCGCTGGATCACGTGACCGGCGGACGCATCGCATTCAACGTGGTCGCCTCCACGCGCAGTGCGGATGCGGCCAACTACGGCTTCGACGAACTCATGGAGCACGCGAAGCGGTACGAGCGCATGGACGAGTTCATCGCGGTCTGCAAGGGCCTGTGGGACTCGGTCGCACCGGACGCGATCGTGCGCGATCGCACGACGGGCCGGTTCGCCGACCCCGACAAGGTGCGCGCGATCGACCACCGCGGCGCGTTCTTCCAGGTCAAGGGCCCGCTGAGCGCGGTGCCGAGTCCGCAGGTGCATCCGGTGCTGGTGCAGGCGGGCAACTCGCCGCGCGGCATCGCCACTTCGGCCGGTTTCGCCGACGTGGTGTTCGGCTACGGCGGCTCGCTCGCAGGCCAACAGCGGCACCGCGCGGCGCTGGATGCGGCGTTGGTGAATGCGGGTCGCGACCCCGCATCCGTCGGCATCCTCTGGGCGACGCAGGTGATCGTCGGCCGCACGCGGGCCGAAGCGGAGGAGCGGCGTCGTGAGGTGCTGTCGTTCTGGGACGAAGAGGCGGTGGGCACACACCTCTCCCACAACGCGGGCTACGACTTCTCGACGCTGCCCGCACACTTCCGTCTGGGCGATCTCGCCGAGAAGATCCGTGCCGCCCAGGCCACACCGGGCGGACTCGTGGGCGCTCTGATGGACGAGCACGGCGAGGACCACCGGATGAGCCGGGCGGACTTCTTCGCGGCCGGCTGGCACCACGCGACGGGGATGGACCACACGCTGTGCGGATCTGCCGCCGAGATCGCGGACGCTCTGCAGGAGAACTTCGCCGCAACCGGCGAGCGGGGCGGCTACATGTTCAGCTCACCGCTGGCCGCTCCCTCGGGATACGCCGACATCGCGGAGCTGCTCCTGCCCGAGTTGCGCGCTCAGGATGCGCTCGCGCCGCGCTACCCCGGTACGACGCTGCGGGAGAACCTCGCCTCGTGA
- a CDS encoding TadE family protein encodes MPVVADDEGNASLEFIVAGLILLAPLVYLIVALGAIQSQALGVEAAARHVARAVSTAANAEDAAARAELVLATVAEEYGIDPDAVVLRWECAPGGVECPSAGATLLLNVSTDVPLPLVPPVLGLDQLVSVPVEASAVQKVSRLWGTTP; translated from the coding sequence GTGCCGGTGGTCGCCGACGACGAGGGCAACGCGTCGCTCGAGTTCATCGTGGCGGGCCTCATCCTCCTCGCACCGCTCGTCTACCTGATCGTCGCGCTCGGAGCGATCCAGTCGCAGGCGCTCGGTGTGGAGGCGGCGGCTCGTCATGTCGCCCGCGCTGTCTCGACCGCGGCGAACGCGGAGGATGCGGCCGCCCGCGCCGAGCTGGTTCTGGCGACTGTCGCGGAGGAGTACGGCATCGATCCGGATGCGGTCGTGTTGCGCTGGGAGTGCGCGCCCGGCGGCGTCGAGTGCCCTTCCGCGGGCGCGACGCTGCTTCTGAACGTCAGCACGGACGTGCCCCTTCCTCTGGTGCCGCCGGTGCTCGGCCTCGACCAGCTCGTATCCGTTCCGGTAGAGGCGAGCGCCGTACAGAAGGTTTCGCGCCTCTGGGGGACGACGCCATGA
- a CDS encoding GntR family transcriptional regulator — protein sequence MLFRVDHASSLSLSDQIALQVRAGIVSGALAQGERLPAARDLATALRVNMHTVLRAYARLRDEGIIEMRQGRGAWVRPEANPTLVRITELAGQLAAEARKIGLSPQEILRLVESS from the coding sequence ATGTTGTTCCGCGTCGATCATGCCTCCTCGCTGTCGCTCTCCGACCAGATCGCCTTGCAGGTGCGGGCAGGCATCGTGTCGGGTGCGCTGGCGCAGGGGGAGCGCCTTCCGGCCGCGCGCGACCTGGCGACCGCGCTGCGCGTGAACATGCACACGGTCCTCCGTGCCTACGCGCGGCTGCGCGACGAAGGCATCATCGAGATGCGTCAGGGCCGCGGGGCGTGGGTGCGTCCGGAGGCCAACCCGACGCTCGTGCGGATCACCGAGCTCGCCGGGCAACTGGCCGCCGAGGCGCGCAAGATCGGACTGAGCCCGCAGGAGATCCTGCGGCTCGTGGAGTCATCGTGA
- a CDS encoding ABC transporter ATP-binding protein: MSGVAGIRIDAVNKTYGTGAGALVALGDVSLEIPAGRFVSVIGPSGCGKSTLLRAIAGLEQPDAGTVSVFGVSPDAACEAKMVGLVPQAPALLPWKSVLQNVTLPQRVNRGGSRRRPATAGTTTTASTEELTHMLREVGLGDALDKLPAQLSGGMQQRVAIVRAFGLRPDVLLMDEPFSALDEFTRESLQEHLLDLWDEYKTTVVFVTHSVTEAVRLSDTVVVMAPRPGRIVDVIDIELSRPRPAAQINTPAFHHYEDLIRRRLQDAWRTPSTSAA, translated from the coding sequence ATGAGCGGCGTCGCGGGCATCCGCATCGACGCGGTCAACAAGACGTACGGCACGGGAGCAGGCGCACTGGTCGCGCTGGGAGACGTGAGCCTGGAGATCCCCGCCGGACGCTTCGTGAGCGTGATCGGGCCGAGCGGATGCGGCAAGTCGACGCTGTTGCGCGCGATCGCAGGTCTCGAGCAGCCGGATGCCGGCACCGTGAGCGTCTTCGGCGTCTCACCCGACGCCGCGTGCGAGGCGAAGATGGTGGGGCTCGTGCCGCAGGCGCCGGCCCTGCTGCCGTGGAAGTCGGTGCTGCAGAACGTCACGCTCCCCCAGCGCGTCAACCGTGGCGGCTCGCGACGCCGCCCCGCCACCGCCGGTACGACGACGACCGCGAGCACCGAGGAGCTCACGCACATGCTGCGCGAGGTGGGTCTGGGAGACGCCCTCGACAAGCTGCCCGCGCAACTCTCCGGCGGGATGCAGCAGCGGGTGGCCATCGTGCGCGCGTTCGGTCTCCGTCCCGACGTGCTGCTGATGGACGAGCCCTTCTCGGCGCTCGACGAGTTCACCCGCGAATCCCTGCAGGAGCACCTGCTGGATCTGTGGGACGAGTACAAGACGACGGTCGTGTTCGTGACGCACTCGGTCACGGAGGCCGTACGCCTCTCGGACACGGTGGTCGTGATGGCGCCGCGCCCGGGACGCATCGTGGACGTCATCGACATCGAGCTGTCCCGACCGCGTCCGGCTGCGCAGATCAACACCCCCGCGTTCCACCACTACGAAGACCTCATCCGCCGCCGGCTGCAGGACGCCTGGCGCACACCGTCGACCTCGGCAGCCTGA